Proteins from a genomic interval of Chanos chanos chromosome 3, fChaCha1.1, whole genome shotgun sequence:
- the ora5 gene encoding rhodopsin, long-wavelength produces MDAEDWIESIIRALMCLIGIIGNNWLGFSSLPKSKSQLKTNDVLFINLALSNLITNYLVDLPDTMADFADRWFLGELYCGIFRFCADLSETSSIFSTLFISIFWYQKLVGSLKRGGAPVRLDNLRLVAALLGGSWMVAIVFSVPHFFFATVKSENESSEDCLDLYPSALAMQAYETTYLTLANAVPIAGIVFASLQIVVTLLKNQKRIKNHSTEVNGGAPKVPGAETKNTAGTETRSNPSSGNQVRAAKSVVAVASVFLVCWLTHLLLRITSSVKKSSLVVEIASYIAASYTCIIPYIFLHGVKKLSCSCKR; encoded by the exons ATGGATGCAGAAGACTGGATTGAGTCTATTATCAGAGCCTTAATGTGTTTGATAGGGATAATTGGGAACAACTGGTTAGGTTTTAGCTCCCTGCCTAAATCCAAGTCTCAACTCAAAACTAACGATGTCCTCTTCATCAACCTGGCTTTATCTAATCTCATCACCAACTACTTGGTGGACCTTCCGGACACCATGGCTGATTTTGCAGACAGATGGTTTCTGGGTGAGCTGTACTGTGGAATCTTTCGTTTTTGTGCAGACCTCTCAGAAACCAGCAGCATCTTCTCCACCTTGTTTATCAGCATCTTTTGGTATCAAAAGCTTGTGGGTTCACTTAAACGTGGAGGAGCTCCGGTGCGACTGGACAACCTTCGGCTTGTAGCTGCCTTGCTGGGTGGCAGCTGGATGGTAGCTATTGTGTTCAGCGTTCCCCATTTCTTCTTTGCCACTGTAAAGAGCGAGAACGAGAGCTCGGAAGACTGCCTGGATCTCTATCCATCTGCCTTAGCAATGCAGGCCTACGAGACCACATACCTAACTCTTGCTAACGCTGTTCCCATTGCTGGGATTGTGTTTGCGAGCCTGCAGATTGTGGTCACCCTGCTGAAGAACCAAAAGCGCATAAAGAACCATTCCACAGAGGTGAACGGAGGAGCACCTAAGGTCCCAGGTGCTGAAACCAAAAATACGGCAGGTACAGAGA CCAGGTCCAACCCTTCCTCGGGCAACCAGGTTAGGGCAGCCAAAAGCGTTGTTGCCGTGGCGAGCGTTTTCCTGGTCTGTTGGTTGACACATCTCTTGCTTCGCATCACCAGCAGCGTGAAAAAGTCGTCTCTCGTCGTTGAAATAGCCAGCTACATTGCAGCATCTTACACCTGTATCATTCCTTACATATTCTTGCATGGAGTGAAAAAACTATCCTGCTCTTGCAAACGATAA
- the ngdn gene encoding neuroguidin, which yields MATLDGGNNLIDNDVPTAVHFLNNLTEQVASVTGHIRNLIKRVQEKAYQTSKGLSYLDLRYHLLLFYLQDLTHLISVKSEGGSIKANSAISRLVTIRTVLEKMRPLDQKLKYQIDKLVRTAVTGSLAENDPLHFRPNPENLISKLNESEGSDDEEGTANDSEKKAPSAGKKYVPPRIAPMHYDGDLTEADRQKEGADRRRRAALRSSVIQELREQYSEAPEEIRDRRDFQTERQSREELHRKNYEESMMVRLNMTREEKARKRGLVGMSSQLSSITRFSDITALTGGERQDMDNPRPKKKKKIMKKKTKKRGFKKQK from the exons ATGGCGACTCTCGATGGTGGAAAC AATTTGATTGACAATGACGTGCCCACCGCCGTGCATTTTCTTAATAATCTCACTGAACAG GTGGCGTCTGTCACGGGTCATATACGGAACTTGATAAAGCGAGTTCAGGAAAAAGCATACCAGACATCCAAG GGGTTGTCTTATCTGGATCTGCGGTACCACCTTCTATTATTCTACCTCCAAGATTTGACGCACTTGATTAGCGTGAAATCAGAGGGAGGTAGTATAAAGGCCAACAGCGCTATTAGCAGACTGGTAACGATTAGAACG GTTCTGGAGAAAATGCGACCGCTGGATCAGAAGCTTAAGTACCAGATTGACAAACTGGTGCGGACGGCAGTGACTGGAAGCCTTG CTGAAAACGACCCCCTGCATTTCCGTCCCAATCCGGAAAATCTGATCAGCAAA CTCAATGAATCTGAGGGTTCAGATGATGAAGAGGGTACAGCAAATGACTCTGAGAAAAAGGCGCCCTCTGCTGGCAAAAAATATGTGCCACCACGAATTGCTCCGATGCATTACG ATGGTGACTTGACAGAGGCTGACAGGCAGAAGGAGGGAGCAGACAGACGGAGACGCGCTGCCCTACGCAGCTCCGTCATCCAGGAGCTCCGAGAGCAGTACAGCGAGGCTCCGGAGGAGATCAGAGACCGCAGAGACTTCCAGACAGAGCGCCAGAGTAGAGAGGAGCTGCACAG GAAAAACTATGAAGAGTCCATGATGGTGCGTCTGAACATGACCCGGGAGGAGAAGGCACGAAAGAGAGGCTTAGTGGGCATGAGCTCCCAGCTAAGCAGTATCACACGCTTTAGTGACATCACAGCTCTGACAGGTGGTGAAAGACAG GATATGGACAACCCTCgtcccaaaaagaaaaagaaaattatgaagaagaaaactaaaaaaagag GTtttaagaaacagaaatag
- the nup155 gene encoding nuclear pore complex protein Nup155: MPSSLSSGSPSAALQEALESSGRLIDKHLQEDRCFPDLSELLNVPSHNMPSISGVSDMDYPLQGPGLISVPSLPELSAVRRVPLPPELVEQFSHMQCNCMMGVFPEISRAWLTIDNDIFMWNYEDGGDVAYFDGLSETILSVGLVKPKPGIFQPHIHFLLVLATPVDVVILGLSFPKAHTGLNDSMSGAMQLLSDPLYSIPTDNTYMLAITSTDQGRIFLAGKDGCLYEIAYQAEAGWFSQRCRKINHSKSSLSFLVPSILQFSFSEDDPVVQIAIDNSRNTLYTRSEKGVLQVYDLGADGQGMSRVAAMSQNSIVAAAGNIARTIDRSVFKPIVQIAVIDRSESSDCQLLAVTHAGVRLYFSTSQFTPPNAKHTTARPSLLALVHVRLPPGFSASSTLQKPSKVHKALYSKGVLLMAASETEDSDILWCINHDSFPFKKPLMEAQMTVNVDGHSWALCAIEDAKAPKILTPLNKELIPLTDSPVVVQQHNTPPQKFVLLSAQGSHIFHKLRPVDQLRHLLVSSGGGESEEIERFFKLHREEQACATALILACSTAVCDREVSLWATRAFFRYGGEAQMRFPSALTATSTVGPLLGSPVPGSPMGLGSPLPNPSFLATPAPGMVPPNVSTPFVQATPMSPVSGPITAMSSGPEVVFSGKHNGIAICFTRILGNIWDGSLVVENTIPKGNQAVTIMESTASSSDLEAVLMALQGLRDFLDKNSQFSPMSLGTANLGTPANLQQRLLGFMRPDGASSQQVQQELQRKYHTEAQAYEKASLQGMQQLVHRSYQMLALWKLLCDHQFSLILSELPKEVQEQLKSVSFKDVVTRGRELTGALITALINVYIKDSASVDGISNHLRDICPLLYSSDDSTCSKANELLQTSRQVQNKNERDLILKESLHLYQQISHHTDLPLVCSQYRQVRFYEGIVELCLTAADKKDPQRLGPHFYKNGEPEEDAAGQQAFQERFSCYKCITDTMQELVNQSKAAPQSPSVPKQPGPPVMSSDPNMLSNEDAAAHFEQMISLAQRSQDELFHIALYNWLIQADLTDKLLEVNSPYLEDHLMHMIKQDQNKVRNMDLLWRYYEKNRSFGKAAHVLARLADMHSTEISLKQRLEYISRAILSAKSSSSVSSLGADGEFLHELEEKMEVVRIQVQIQETLIRQYSHHPSVQNAVSQLDSELMDITKLYGEFADHFQLSECKLAIIHCAGHSDPILVHSLWQEILEKELNDSVAMSPADRMRALSLKLVSLGKLYAGTPRYFPLEFLVKFLEQEVCRLNWDVGFVTFTMQEIGVQLPRLLEVYDQLFKTRDPCWQRLRKPLHLVECIHVLLSGYVDNPAQVPTYDRRRFTNVCLDNICGYLVELQSLSPNSALQQIIGNFKSLQAKLEKLH, translated from the exons ATGCCGTCAAGTCTGAGCTCCGGCAGTCCTTCGGCAGCTCTGCAGGAGGCTCTGGAGAGCTCCGGTCGTCTTATTGACAAACATTTGCAAGAAGACCGCTGCTTCCCCGACCTGTCGGAGCTGCTGAATGTTCCCTCACACA ATATGCCCTCAATCTCCGGGGTGTCAGACATGGACTACCCGCTGCAAGGACCTGGACTCATTAGTGTACCAAGCCTCCCTGAGCTCAGCGCAGTCCGACGAGTCCCTCTACCTCCGGAGCTCGTGGAGCAGTTTAGCC ATATGCAGTGCAATTGCATGATGGGTGTTTTCCCCGAGATATCAAGAGCCTGGCTTACAATTGACAATGATATCTTCATGTGGAATTATGAGGATGG AGGGGATGTGGCATATTTTGATGGTCTTAGCGAAACCATCCTGTCCGTGGGACTGGTCAAACCAAAGCCGG GCATCTTCCAACCTCACATCCACTTTCTCTTAGTGCTGGCCACCCCTGTGGACGTGGTTATCCTAGGACTCAGCTTCCCAAAGGCTCATACAG GTTTAAATGACTCTATGTCCGGAGCCATGCAGCTCCTGTCTGACCCTCTATACTCCATTCCCACGGACAACACCTACATGCTGGCCATCACCTCCACGGACCAGGGCCGCATCTTCCTGGCGGGAAAGGACGGCTGCCTGTACGAGATCGCCTACCAGGCCGAGGCCGGCTGGTTCAGTCAGCGCTGTCGAAAGATCAATCACTCTAAAAGCAGCCTCTCCTTCCTCGTACCCTCTATTCTGcagttctctttttctgaagaCG ATCCAGTTGTCCAGATTGCAATTGACAATTCGCGCAACACCCTGTACACTCGATCTGAGAAGGGCGTCCTGCAG GTCTACGACCTGGGCGCAGACGGGCAGGGAATGAGTCGCGTGGCCGCCATGTCTCAGAATTCCATCGTGGCAGCGGCGGGAAATATCGCCAG GACCATCGATCGCTCTGTGTTTAAGCCTATCGTTCAGATAGCTGTAATCGACCGCTCAGAATCCTCAGACTGTCAGCTGTTGGCTGTCACTCATGCCG GCGTGCGTCTGTACTTCAGCACGTCCCAATTTACTCCACCGAACGCTAAGCACACCACCGCGCGGCCCAGCCTCCTGGCCCTGGTGCATGTCCGTTTGCCTCCTGggttctctgcctcctccactCTGCAGAAACCTTCCAAAGTCCACAAAGCTCTGTACAGTAAAG gtgtgctGTTGATGGCGGCATctgagacagaggacagtgacATTCTGTGGTGTATTAACCACGACTCCTTCCCCTTTAAAAAGCCCCTTATGGAGGCCCAG ATGACGGTTAATGTGGACGGGCACTCATGGGCACTTTGTGCCATAGAAGACGCTAAAGCACCCAAAATCCTCACCCCCCTCAATAAGGAGCTTATTCCTCTCACTGACTCTCCTGTGGTTGTGCAGCAGCATAACACGCCACCTCAGAAGtttgtcctcctctctgcccaG GGAAGTCATATCTTCCACAAACTGCGTCCAGTGGATCAgttgcgccatctgctggtgaGCAGTGGAGGTGGCGAGAGCGAGGAGATTGAGCGTTTCTTCAAACTGCACAGG gaggagcaggcgTGTGCCACGGCCCTGATCCTGGCCTGCTCCACCGCAGTCTGCGACAGAGAGGTGTCTCTGTGGGCCACTCGGGCTTTCTTCAG GTACGGTGGTGAGGCACAGATGCGCTTCCCCTCAGCTCTCACCGCAACCAGCACCGTCGGTCCCCTTCTGGGATCCCCTGTGccag GCTCCCCAATGGGTCTTGGTAGTCCTCTCCCCAACCCCAGCTTTCTAGCCACTCCAGCTCCAG GTATGGTGCCCCCAAATGTTTCCACTCCTTTCGTGCAAGCTACTCCCATGTCCCCGGTCAGCGGCCCCATCACGGCCATGTCCTCTGGGCCGGAGGTTGTGTTCTCTGGCAAGCACAACGGGATTGCCATCTGCTTCACCCGCATACTGGG TAACATTTGGGATGGGAGCCTTGTGGTAGAGAACACAATTCCCAAAGGAAACCAGGCCGTCACAatt ATGGAGAGCACTGCTAGTTCTTCAGATCTGGAAGCCGTTCTAATGGCGCTTCAGGGTCTCAGGGACTTCTTGGACAAGAACTCTCAGTTCAGCCCCATGTCTCTGGGAACCGCCAA TTTGGGCACTCCAGCAAACCTGCAGCAAAGGCTCCTGGGATTCATGCGGCCAGACGGCGCCAGCTCTCAGCAGGTGCAGCAGGAGCTCCAGCGGAAGTACCACA CTGAGGCCCAGGCCTATGAGAAGGCGTCTCTACAGGGCATGCAGCAGCTGGTGCACCGCTCTTATCAGATGCTGGCTCTCTGGAAACTCCTGTGTGATCACCAGTTCAGTCTCATCCTCTCCGAATTACCCAAG GAGGTACAGGAGCAGCTGAAGAGCGTCAGCTTTAAGGACGTGGTGACCCGTGGTCGAGAACTGACGGGCGCACTCATCACCGCCCTCATCAATGTCTACATCAAAGACAGCGCCTCCGTCGACGGCATCAGCAACCACCTGAGAGACATCTGCCCGCTGCTGTACAGCAGTGACGACAGCACCTGCTCCAAG GCCAATGAGCTGCTGCAGACGTCCAGACAGGTCCAGAATAAGAACGAGAGGGATCTTATTCTTAAGGAGTCCTTACATCTCTACCAGCAAATCAGCCACCACACAGACCTGCCGCTCGTCTGTTCACAGTACCGACAAG TGCGTTTCTACGAGGGTATCGTGGAGCTCTGCCTCACAGCTGCCGATAAGAAAGACCCCCAGAGACTGGGCCCCCACTTCTACAAAAACGGAGAGCCAGAGGAGGACGCGGCCGGGCAGCAGGCTTTCCAGGAAAG GTTTTCCTGTTATAAATGCATCACAGACACCATGCAGGAGCTGGTGAATCAGAGTAAAGCAGCCCCCCAGTCTCCCAGTGTTCCCAAACAGCCTGGACCTCCCGTCATGTCCTCAGACCCCAACATGCTGAGCAATGAAGATGCCGCCGCCCAC TTTGAGCAAATGATCAGTCTTGCTCAGAGATCTCAAGATGAACTGTTTCACATCGCTCTGTACAACTGGCTGATTCAGGCAGATCTCACAGATAAACTATTAGAG GTGAATTCTCCCTACCTGGAAGACCACCTGATGCACATGATAAAGCAAGACCAAAACAAAGTGCGGAACATGGACCTGCTGTGGAGGTACTATGAGAAGAACCGGAGCTTTGGCAAAGCAGCCCACGTTCTGGCCCGGCTGGCGGACATGCACAG CACAGAgatctctctgaaacagaggCTGGAGTACATCTCACGGGCCATTCTCTCTGCCAAGAGTTCATCCTCCGTGTCCTCTCTGGGGGCTGACGGGGAGTTCCTACACGAGCTagaggagaagatggag GTGGTGCGAATCCAGGTTCAGATCCAGGAGACTTTGATCCGGCAGTATTCCCACCATCCCTCTGTACAGAACGCCGTGTCACAGCTGGACTCGGAACTCATGGACATCACTAAG cTTTACGGGGAGTTTGCAGACCATTTCCAGTTGTCTGAATGCAAGCTTGCCATCATACACTGTGCCGGCCACTCGGATCCCATTCTGGTCCACTCCCTCTGGCAGGAGATACTGGAGAAAG AGCTTAACGACAGCGTGGCCATGAGTCCGGCGGATCGGATGAGAGCCCTGAGTCTGAAGCTGGTGTCCCTGGGCAAACTGTACGCAGGAACACCACGATACTTCCCATTAG AGTTCCTGGTGAAGTTTCTGGAGCAGGAGGTATGTCGGCTGAACTGGGACGTCGGTTTTGTGACCTTCACCATGCAGGAGATCGGTGTGCAGCTGCCGCGCCTGCTGGAGGTGTACGATCAGCTCTTTAAGACACGA gacCCCTGTTGGCAGCGTCTGAGGAAACCTCTCCACCTGGTGGAGTGCATCCACGTTCTGCTCTCTGGTTATGTAGACAACCCTGCTCAGGTGCCCACGTACGACAG GCGGAGGTTCACTAACGTGTGCTTGGACAACATCTGTGGTTACCTGGTGGAGCTTCAGTCTCTGAGTCCCAACTCCGCTTTACAGCAAATCATCGGCAATTTCAAATCACTGCAGGCCAAGCTGGAGAAGCTGCACTGA